In Pseudomonas sp. ADAK2, the genomic window CAACGACAACCTGCAGACCAACATGCAGTCCTCGGCCTTTTCCTCCGAATGCTCCAGCTGGTACAAAAACGCTGCGGGCAAGGTCATCAACAACTGGTCAGGCACTGTCGACGAATACCGAGAACTGGCGGCGCATTGGAACCGCGACGACTACCATTACCTCTCGGTCGAGGAGCTCAAAAGAGGATGAGCAAAGACCTTTCGGATGCCATTTCTCTAGACGATGTCGCTCCTGATGCGGTGGCCCTGGTAGAAGCATTCCGGACCAATGGCGGGGTGTCCTTTCAGGATTCCCCTCTGACGGAGGTGCGGGCCAACTACCTGAAGTCATGCGCGATCAACGGACTGGAAAAGCAGGACGTCGGCTCGATCAAGACGCTGGAGTTCCCGGTCGAAAACGGATTCGCTGCACTGAGAATCTATCGAGCAAGCGGCTTACCCTCAGATCAAAAGACGCCCTTGACGTTCTTTATTCACGGCGGTGGCTGGGTCATTGGCGATCTCGACAGCCATGACAGCCTGTGCCGATATCTGGCCAACCATACCCAATCGACTGTTGTGGCGGTGGACTACAGACGAGCGCCGGAATACAAGTTCCCGATACCTCTCAATGACTGCCGGGATGCGCTGACCTATGTCATGGTCCACGCAGATGAATGGCAGTTGGATCTTTCAACAGCAGTCATCGTGGGAGACAGTGCCGGAGGCAACATGGCCACCGTCCTTGCCAATCAACGTGACTATCGTCCTGAGGGAATGAAGTTCGCTGCCCAGGTGCTGTTCTATCCGGTAACCGACCTCACGGCAGGCACGACGTCCTACCAAAACATCACAAGTGGGTTCGCGCTGACCGCAGAGTCGATGTACTGGTTTCGAGAGATGTATACCTCCCCTGGGACAGACCTCACCGATGAGCTGCTCTCGCCGCTGCTACGTAAAGATCGGAGCATTCAACCGTCGATGTTCATCGTCACGGTCGGGCTCGATCCGCTCGCAGACGAAGGTATCGAATATGCAGCACGGGCAGCCCGGAGCGGTACACGCGTCATCCATCACCATTTGCCGAAGCATATGCACGGAATCTTCACCGCTGCCGGCAAAATCGATACCGGGCGTGAGCTTCTCGAAAAGGCAGCCTCGTTTATAAACGCTGTACAGCAACCCATCGACGTTCGGTAGCTTCAGCGGATATCCAAAACAAAAATAACGAGCGGGACTTCTTTCCTTCAGGGGATGAGTCTCGCTTTGTCGTTTCTGTGATCTCAAAAAACACCCACAAAAAAGCTCAGCGTAACGCCTGCGTATCAGCAGACATCCTGCATGACCATCGGCAATTCGAAGGCCATGCATGAGCCGTGCTTTACGTTACTGGCGTTACGCTGAGCATCAGGGGCGAAGGATTAACCTTGCGACACAGCCTGCCTGGCTGCACGTTCTGTCGCAGCAATGAAGCCATCAACATCGCTTTCAGTCATCGCCGTGGACAGGAACGCCTTGCCGGTTTTGGCGATGTGGTAGCCCTCAAGCACCAAGTTCTTCTGCAACTTCGCAATGAGCTTGGATTCTTCCTTGCTGGAATACCCGGAACGGTAATCCAGCACTGTGCGCTGATGCCCGAACACCATGAACATCGAAGAGAAACCAGTCACCTGACCGGGGAAATCGGCCTTTGCAAAAGCCTCGGTAACACCCGCACGCAGCCGATCACCGAGAACATCCAGGCGATCAGAGTCGGCTTGTGTGTACAGGTCCAACGCAATCTTGCCCGCCGTCATTGTGACCGGGTTTGCGGTGAACGTACCGCTCCAGGGCAACAACGGTTTGCCATTGCGATGATCGAAAACCTCCATGAACTTGCGCGAACCGACAACGGCCCCCACCGGAAAACCACCACCGATGATCTTCGCCAGCACAGTAAGGTCAGGCCTGATGTTGAAACGTGTCTGCGCACCACCACGATTTACACGAAAGGTGATGACCTCATCCAGGATGAATACCGCGCCGATTTCGGTGGACACCCGCCGGATCATTTCAATGAAGGATTGGGATACAGGCACAAACCCGAAGTAGCTAGGTGCGGGATCAATGATGATCGCAGCGATCTGATCCTTGTTGGCACGGATGATCCTTTCCGCCGATTCGGTGTCGTTGAAAGGAATGACAACAACATCATTCTTGACCCCTTCCGGTGTCCCTTTGGAGTAGCCAATGGAGTTAGGGTCCTCACCCCAGTTCTCAGGTGAGGAGTCCAGGCTGACTTCCGCGTAATCATACGAACCGTGATAAACACCCTCAGCCTTAACGATCTTCGAGCGCCCGGTGATAGCCCGGGCCGCTTTGATGGCGCACATGACGGCTTCGGAGCCCGAGTTGGAGAAACGAACCCACTCAAACCCCTCGACACGACCGCAAATAGTCTCGGCCAGGGCAACTTCGGGTTGAGTAGGCAACGTAAACGCCGTCCCGTTCGCCACTTGCTCCTGGACTGCAGAGACAATGGCAGGATGCGCGTGCCCATGAATGAGGGACGCGAAGTTGTTGAGGAGATCGAGCCGACGAGTGCCGTCGACATCCGTAACGTAGGCCCCAGAACCACTCTTGGCATAGACCGGAAATGGGTCTTGCCAAGGAAGAATCCGCGTAATACCCCCCGGCATCACTTCGGCGGCACGGTCATAGAGTTCTTTAGATTTGCTGAGCGGATCCGGCCAATTTACTGCTGACATATGATTACCCTTCCATACAGATACGAACTTCGTTCATCGACGCATTAAAAAATCGGGTCAGAGAGAGCAACCTCTAACAACAAAACGGTCTTGGGATGGCCTGCCATCGTGGTGTTCTGCCGACACCTGATTGGGGGCGAGAATCAGAGATTAAGCGCGCCCTGTTACCGTAAGAGAACCTGCTCAGTCGTAAGCGACCGTCCATGTGATGGCTTTCAGCACGTGCTTATTCAAGCG contains:
- a CDS encoding aspartate aminotransferase family protein; amino-acid sequence: MSAVNWPDPLSKSKELYDRAAEVMPGGITRILPWQDPFPVYAKSGSGAYVTDVDGTRRLDLLNNFASLIHGHAHPAIVSAVQEQVANGTAFTLPTQPEVALAETICGRVEGFEWVRFSNSGSEAVMCAIKAARAITGRSKIVKAEGVYHGSYDYAEVSLDSSPENWGEDPNSIGYSKGTPEGVKNDVVVIPFNDTESAERIIRANKDQIAAIIIDPAPSYFGFVPVSQSFIEMIRRVSTEIGAVFILDEVITFRVNRGGAQTRFNIRPDLTVLAKIIGGGFPVGAVVGSRKFMEVFDHRNGKPLLPWSGTFTANPVTMTAGKIALDLYTQADSDRLDVLGDRLRAGVTEAFAKADFPGQVTGFSSMFMVFGHQRTVLDYRSGYSSKEESKLIAKLQKNLVLEGYHIAKTGKAFLSTAMTESDVDGFIAATERAARQAVSQG
- a CDS encoding alpha/beta hydrolase, whose protein sequence is MSKDLSDAISLDDVAPDAVALVEAFRTNGGVSFQDSPLTEVRANYLKSCAINGLEKQDVGSIKTLEFPVENGFAALRIYRASGLPSDQKTPLTFFIHGGGWVIGDLDSHDSLCRYLANHTQSTVVAVDYRRAPEYKFPIPLNDCRDALTYVMVHADEWQLDLSTAVIVGDSAGGNMATVLANQRDYRPEGMKFAAQVLFYPVTDLTAGTTSYQNITSGFALTAESMYWFREMYTSPGTDLTDELLSPLLRKDRSIQPSMFIVTVGLDPLADEGIEYAARAARSGTRVIHHHLPKHMHGIFTAAGKIDTGRELLEKAASFINAVQQPIDVR